In Pseudomonadota bacterium, the genomic stretch ACCTCATGCGCGCCATCGACGCGGCGGCCGTGCAGCCGGCGCGCGTGATCGGCAATGCGCCGGCCAGCCTCGGCGTCGATGCGGTGGCCGACATCTGCATTTTCTCGCCGACCGATAGCTGGACCTTGAGCGCCGACACCATGCTCTCCCGCGGCAAGAACACGCCCCTGCTCGGGCGCGCCATGCGCGGACGCGTGCTGGCGACGCTGGTCGGCGGTCGCATCGTGCACGAACGGAAAGCCTGAGATGGCCGACGCGGCCGGCAGTTCACGCCCACATCGCGGCACGATTGGTCTCGCCGACGCCACCATCGTCGCCGTCGAACACTTCGCCGGCGCGCAGCATTACCTGCGCCTGCAATGTCCGGGCATCGCCGCACGCGCCCTGCCGGGCAGCTTCGTGCATCTGAAATGCGACAACGAACTGCCGATGCGGCGGCCGATGTCGGTGATGCGCGCCTCGGCGCGCGACGGCTGGCTGGATGTGCTGTACAAGGCCCACGGCCATGGCAGCGGCCTGTTGGCAACGCGCGTGGTCGGCGAAACCCTGAGCGTGATGGGTCCCATCGGCCAGCCTTTCAAGCTTCGCGATTACCGTCCGCGCCCGCTGCTGATCGGCGGCGGCGTCGGCATGCCGCCCATGCTGTACCTGGCCGAGCACCTGCGTGCCACCGCGCCCGGCGTGCAGCCACTGGTATTGCTCGGATCCGAAGTGCCGTTCCCGTTCAGCGCGCGGCCCTCGACCATCATGGTGCCCGGCGTGCCGGCCGACGTGATCGCGGCCATGCCGCTGCTCGAGGATTGGCACATCGCCTCGCGTCTCGCCAGCCTCGCCGGCTTCCCCGGTTGCTACGAGGGCTATGTCACCGAGCTCGCGCGTGCGTGGATTACGAGCAGTGGCGTGGCGCGCGACGACATCGAGATCTTCGCCTGCGGCCCGACGCCCATGCTGCGCGCGGTCAAGGCGCTGGCCGCCGAGTTCGCACTGCCCTGTCAGATCTCGCTCGAGGAATACATGGCCTGCGCGGTCGGCGGCTGCGCCGGCTGCACGGTCAAGGTCGAGACCGCCAACGGCCCGGCCATGAAGCGCGTGTGCGTGGACGGGCCGGTGTTCGAAGCGTCGACTGTCGCTATCTGAGCGTAGTGCCGTCGATCGCCTCTTGCAGGCGCGAATTCATTCGCACGCTTCGGTTGTCAGGCTGAAGCCTGACCCACAAAGAGAGCGCTGGCCAAGCAGTCTGAGTGTGCGAATGAATTCGCACCTACAGGCTCTTGAGCCCCTTCGCGACCAGCGCCTGTTCAATCTGTTCACGCTCGAAGCCGACGAAGGTCTGATCGCGCAGCGTCAGGATTGGGATCACCTTGACCGCTTGCGCGGCGAAGCGCCGCTTGCCTTCGGCATCGGTCTCGATGTCGTATTCGCAGTACTTGATGCGCTCACCGACCAGGTAGCGGCGCGCCTGGCGACAATAGCCGCACCAGGTGGCGCTCAGCATCACCACGGTGTCGGCGTCAGGGGTAAGATCCTGCCCGCAGCGTATCGCCTCAGGCGAGCGGTTGTTCACCATCTGGATCATCGCCCATAACCCGATCACCACCACCAACGCATAGGTCGGCAGGTGGTTGCGCGATACGGCGGGCGGCTCAGCCACCGTAATCCCACTCGAAACGCGCGAGGTCGATACGTCCGAGCGCGTCGAAGGCCACGCCTTCCAATGCCAGGCGATCGTATTGCTCGTTGGGCGCCTCGCCGTCGCCGCGTGGGCTGATAGCGCCTTTCACGTTCACCACCCGATGCCAGGGCACCTCGCTGTCGATAGCGAGCGCGGCCAGCGCATAGCCGACCTGGCGCGCGCCGCTCGGCCCTTCGATATGCGCGAGCGCCGCGACCTGCTTGTAGGTGGCGACGCGTCCGCTGGGAATGGCACTGACCACCGCCCACACGCGCGCGTTACGGCCCGGCGTTTCCGCCACCGGTTGCGCGGACGGGCGCGCGCGCAGCGAGCGCTTCAACACTTGACCTCGTCGTCGACCCGCGGCGGGTCCGACAATTCCACGCGCACGCCATGGTGTGCCGCGCCGCGGGGTTTGAGACACATGAGCACCGTGCGCTGCGCGAGCCAGGTCAGGCCTATCTGCTTGCCGGAAAACGGTGCGCCGTCGTTGGCGAGTTCGGTGCTCACCGCCGGCGCGCCGGCCGCCATGCCGCGCGGCACGAGGTAGAGATGGACCTGGTGCGCGCCATCGCGACCGGCGCCCGCCACCAGCGTCACGCGCAACAGGTAATCGCCGTCGGGCGAGGTGAATTCACTCAGGGTCTGTTCGGGCGCCGCGCCGCAGGCGGTCAGCAGGAGCACCAGTGCAGCGCATGGGCCCGACCGCCGCAATTGCGCCATCATCGCTGGCCGAGGGCCTCGTCACGCGCGGTTTTGTAATCCTGGTAGCGGCTGCGATCGGGGTGCTGCGGGTTGGCGCATTGGCTGGCGCGGGCCTCGGCGTCGCGCTGGTGGGCGCCGCCCTGCTGGCAGGCGAGGTTGTCGCCGACGTCGTAGAACCACTGCTGCCACGGCGCCGTCGTGCAGGCGCTGAGCGAGACACACACCGCCGCCAGCAGCGGTGCGGCGAGTTTGCAGCGCCGGTGCAAGCTCATGCCCGTGCCACACCTGCCGCCGCGCTCAGCGCGCGCGCTCGTGGCGCGCGTCGAGAAAGTCGACCCAGGCCTCCCAACGCTTGGTATCGGACGGGAACTTGGGATGATCGAAACGCGCGATGACGACATGCTCGGGACCGGCGCGGTAGGCGATGGCGGCGACGAAGATCAAGCCATCCTTGTAGGCCTGCCGCTGTTCGTCGGGCACGCTCTTGTGCGGCGTATCGGACCATAAGCCGCCGGCACGCAGCGGCGCTATCCAGCTGTCGGCGGCGTTCGCGGTGCTGCCACGCAGGGTGCCGAGGTACAGGCTGCCGTTCAGTTTGTCGCCCGGATCGAAAGCCAGGTCGTAGTTGTCGACGATGACGGCGTTGCTGAACTCGGCCGGCACGCCAGGCGATTGCGCGCTCATGAAGAATGCTCCCGTGGATCATGCCGCGGCTCCGGTGCCGCGGCGTTGAAAGACCACGCTAACCCAGGCGCGACACCCGATCAATCCTGCCGCTTCAGGGTTTCAATTCGACTTCGACGAATGACAAGAAATGATCGCTGGCGTTGATGACATTGTGTTCGACACCGACATTGCGCGAATAAGACACACCGACCTTGAGTTCGGCGCGCTTCTCGCCTTCCGGCGTTTCCAGCAGCAAGGTGCCATCGGTGAGCGGCACCACCACGTAGTCGTGACCGTGGACGTGCCAACCGGTTTCGGCGCCTGCCGCGAAACGCCATTCGGTGACGATCACGCGTTCGTTTTCGAACTGCTTGACGCCTTCGGCCTGGGGGCGGGATTGACTCATGAAAATTCCTCGTTCGATTGATTCAGGCGAGCGCGGCGGCATCGCTCCAGGCCAGCGCGGGGAAGCGTTCCACGCCGTCGGCGAGAAATTCCCCGTCGCTGTCCATGCACACGCAATGGCGGCGTGTGATGCGCCAGCCGGCGTCGGTCAGCGCAAAGGTATCGTGATAAGAGCCGCGCACTTCCCAGCGCGTCAGCGTACCTTCCGGCAGACGCTGCAGATGGGTGGCGATGACGCGCGCGCTGGCATGCGCGCTCCGGCCCGTGACTTCGATCATGGGGCTCGCGATCACGTGGTTGGTCCAGTAGCACAGATCGAGGAACTGGCTGAAAGCGGCGACCGCGCCGGCGCCGGTGCAATCGAACACGTGACCCGACACCTCGTAATGCAGCGCGGCGGTGGGCGTGAATACCTGGTCGAGGTACTCGAAGCGCTTCTCGTCGAGGGCGCGGGCATAGATGGCGTAGTTATGCGAGATGGCAATGTAGGCGTCGTGATCCATGGGCTCCCCTTGCGTGCGAACCGTGCGTCGCGTCGCCGCCAGTGTAGGCGTGACGCGCGGGGCGGCATAGCCTCGCGGTCAGCGCATGCGTCGCGCCGTCACAGCCCCGACGGTCGCGGCAGCGACAGCCAGGCCTGCACCGACGGCCGTTGCCATTGCGCGCGCGCATAGGCGGCGACCGTCGCCGGCACCGCGTCGCCGCTGTTCAACAAGCGCTGCACCATCAGCGCGAGATCGGTGTCGGCAATCGACCACTCGTCGAACAGCTGGCTGGCGCCCGCCGGCAACAGCGACTCGACCAGTGCGCACAAGCGCTGCGCGTCATCGCGCGCCGCGGCGGGCAACGGCGTCGCCAACGGCGCGCCGAATACCGCGGTGGTCGGACGCGCCTCGCGCAGCGCGCCGAGATCGCTGCGCAGCCAGGCCTGGATCTGCCGCGCACGGGCACGCGCCTTCACGGCCTGCGGGTACAGGGCGCGATAACCGGGCGCCGGCAGCAGGTCTTCGAGATATTCACCGATCGCCGACGATTCACTCACATGGAAATCGACATGGCTCAACATCGGCACGCGGCAGGTCAAGGATGCTCGTGCATAGTCCGGCGCGCGATGGGCGGCGGCGCCGAGGTCCACCAGTTGCAGCGTGAACGGCACGCCCTTCTCGGTCAGCGCCACGTAGGCCGACATCGCGTAAGGGCTGACATAACGAGCATCGACATGCAGCAGGAAGGGCGTGGTGGACATGGCGGACTGGCGCTCCGGTGACGGGATATGGATACGGCGGCCGCGCGGCCGGCCGCGCTCAGGGCAATACGGTCGTGCAGCGCGAAGTGCAGCGCGCGATCTGGTTCTTGAGGCGCGTGTACAGCGTGTCGCAGGCGCCGCGCTTCGATTCGCACAGCACGCGCGTCACCAGGGTCGGGTTGCCGTTCTTGAACACGATGTCGCGGCGCACGAGGGTCGGGTAGGCCGGATGCCCCTTGGGCGCGAAGGTCCAGGTGGTGAAGTCATCGCCGGCTTCGTCGGTGATGATGGTCCAGCCGCCGTGGTCGGCGGTCGCGACGGCCGGCTTGGCGCTGAGCGCCTTGCGCGCGGCGCCGACCGACGCGTAGCCGATGCCGCTGACGGTGGTCTGGGCGGCGAGCAGGGCCGGCGCGAGGCTGGCGGCAAGCGCGAGCATCAGCAAGGAATGACGGACGTGATGGCGCATGACGAACTTCGGCAGGAAAAGCAGGGCAGCGGCCGGCCGTCGGCAAGGATAGCCGCTTTCACGCGCGTGGCGGAACGTCGGCCAGCGCCGCGCTCGCCAACGCCGCCAGTTGGCGGTCGTGCCATCGCGCCAGCAGCAGCAAGGCAGCGCAGGCGCCAATCAGTGCGCAGAACATGTCCCACTGGGTGTCCCACGGGTCGCCCTGGGTGCCGAGGAATTGATCGGCGCCCTGGCCGAGGATCATGGCCGCGGCCCATTCGATCAGTTCGTAGCTGGCGCTCACCGCCAGCACGATGGCGACGCAGATGAAGGCCAGCATGCGGCTGCCGCGCACGTAGTCGCCGCCCTTCAGGATCTCGCGCGCCACCATCACCGGCACGAAGCCCTGGAACAGGTGGCCGATGCGATCGTAGGGATTGCGCTCGAGGTGCAGCAGGTGCTGAAGCTCGAAGCCGAGCGGCACCCGCGCATAGGTGTAGGCGCCGCCCAGCATCAACACGCAGGCGTGCAGGAAAATGAGCACGTAGAGCAGCGTGGTCAGCGGCATGCGGCGACAGGTCCAGGCCAGCAGCGGCAGCGCCAGCATCACCGGCATCACTTCCATCAGCCAGGTGGCGCGGTCGTAGGGCGCGCTGCCGGACCAGACGAGCAATGCCACCAGCGCCAATGCCGCCGCCGCCAGGCGACGCTCCCGTGTTTCGCGTGTCATGACGAGCTGACTCCCAAGCGCCTTGCCAGGTTCACGCGCCGCGCGCGTCATGACGCGCCAGCCGATGCTGAAGATGATGTTTCACGTCCGGCCATTCACTGGCGAGGATGCTGTACATGACAGTGTCGCGCACCGTGCCGTCGCGACGCAGGGCATGATGCCGGATCACGCCGTCGCGCTTGGCGCCCAAGGCCTCGATGGCGCGCTGCGAACGGAAATTGAAGTTGTCGGTGCGCAGACCCACCACCTTGCATTCCAGCGTTTCGAAAGCATGGCCGAGCAGCAACAGCTTGCATACGGTGTTCAACGGGCTGCGCTGGCGGCGCTCGGCGTACCAGGTGTAACCAATCTCGACGCGCGAGACGCCGGGGATGATGTCGTGATAGCGCGTGCTGCCCAGCACGTCGCCGCTGCGCGCGTCGCACACCACCCATGGCAGCATGTGGCCGGCGCGCTGGCCGTCGAGCGCCGTGGCGATGTAGCCATCAACCTCGGCGGGTTCCGGCACCGAGGTGTACCACAGTTCCCACAGGCGGCCATCGGCGGCGGCGGCGGCGATGCCCGCCGCGTGGGCGGTACCCATCGGCATCAGCCGCACGTCGCGCATTTCTAGCGTGGTGGGGATCGGAGTCTTCATGCTGTGTTTCCTCGCGCGAACGGCACGACGCCCGGCGCTCGTTCATTCATAACGCCTGCCGCGCAGCTCGAGCCAGCCGCCGGGATGTTGGCCGCGCGGGTCTCGATGCGTCCAATGCAGCACGCCGCCGCGTTCGTTCCATTCGTATTCGCCGGCAAAGCGCACGCGATCGCCGACTTCGAGCGCGTCGAGGCGCGGCGCGAGGTCGATGTTGTGCGCCACCAGCAAGGTGGCGCCCGACGCCAGGCGCAGGATGAAACGTTGATGACGGCTGCCGCGCTCGTCGTCGTCCAACAATTTGATCACCTCGCCTTCGCCCTCGATGGCCACATCGCTGCGTCGTGCCGCGAACGCCGCCGCCACCGCCTGGTCGGCATTGCCGACCGCGACCGCCGGCGCGGAAGAAGCCGGCCCGGGCAGGCGGTCGTGGCCGAAAACATAGGCCAGCACCAGGGCCAGCGCGATGCTGAGCAGGCGGCTGCCCAAGCGGGAATGTGTCATCGCAAGTCTGCCTCGGCCGTGCGCCGCGGCGGCACGGCATGGTGCTCCGTTCAAATGGCGGCGCTGCTTTCCGCGTGCCGCTTCAAGCCACGCGCTTCCTGTTCGAGGTAGCGGCGCGTGGTGCGTCCCGCCAGCCACGCGACGGGACGCGCCAGGATGCCATCGAAGCACAGGCGCAGAGCGACCATGCAGCCGCCATCGCGCGGCGTCAGCGTGTGCTCGGCGCGCAGCTTGAGACCCGGACTCGCCGTGGTCCAGGAAAAACCCTGGCCCTGACGCCAGTCATCGATCTCCCACACCGCCGGCTTGAGGCGCGGCTGGGTGATGCGCACGCGCATGCCGATGGCGGGCGGCCCCGGCTCAAGGCATTCCACTGTGCTCATGGTCGGCGTCCAGTTGGGCCAGCGTTCAATGGCGGCCAGCACCGCCCACACCCGCGCCGGCGACGCATCGATCATCACCTTCTCACGAAATTCGACCATGATGAGGGCCTCCTTCGTGCTTCGAAACGGGCTAGGGCGTGGCGCTGCTCGCGGCCTCGGGCGCCGCTTCGTCACGGCGCCCGGCGGACGGCGGCCGATGCAGGATGATCTCCTCGCCCGGACTGTCGGCGTCGGTGAGCACCAGGCGCTCTTCGCCGATCTCGACGACCTTGTAGTCGTACTCGACGTCTTCGCAGCAGGTGATGGAGAGGCGGGAGCCGATCAATCGCCATCGCCCGTCCACCGCCGATGGGCGATCGTGCAGCCACGAATTGTAGGTGTGCACGCCGTCGTTATCGGCCAGTTCGATGGCTTCGTCGGGACAGTCACCGCTTTCGCACTGCCAATAGCCCAGCAATCCATCGGCCTGCGGGTCGTCGGCCCAGGCCGGAGACAAGGTCACGAGACCGCCGAGCACCACGCACAGATGGAGTTTCGCTGTTCGCACCATGGCCACCCTCCGCATCGCTGCCACCATGGTACCGCACGGCGTCCATGGGCGACGCCGGGTCGTGACCGGGAAACGCCATCATCAACGGTTGACGCCTGGCCTCGTCAGGCTCATTCGTGGCGCACGGGAAAGCGCGCCAGCAGCGCCGCGCACGCCTCGATCAGCGCCTCGAGCTCCGCCTGCTCGAAGGCGAAGCCGAAATCGTGCATCTCCGACTTGTGGTCGGGCGTGATGCGCACCTTGCCGATGAACTTGTCGCCGGGCACGGCCCACAGTTCCATCTTGAGATTCGGTTCCATGCAGAACAGGCCGGCTTCCTGAACCTGGCGCGCCGCAAGCTTGGTGCAGCCGTTGTGCAGGGTGACGATTTCGCTGAGGTGCACCAGCGGTCCGGCCACTGTCACGCGAGCGCGGGCACTGCGATACTCGGCGCGCACCGTCATCCAGTTGCCGTCCCAGTAATCGCTGCGCTCGCCCGGGTGGCGACCATCCACCCACAGGCGCAGGCCCGCGAGCTCAAGGTCCGGCTTGCTGTCGCGCTCTCGACTTCGTTCATTCATGGTCACGGGGGGCGGCTGTCGGTCAGGGTTCGATGGTCTCACGATCGCAGCCTAGATCGCCGCGTCGTGCAGGCCGATTTCAAGAAAACGCAGGCGCAGTTCGCTGCGCTGATCGTCCGACGGCGCGGCGCGCAATGCCAGGCGGGCCGCCGCGTCGGCAGCATCGGCGTCGGCCACGGCGAGCCACGCCTCGGCCGCCACCGCGTGCAATAACCACACGCCGCCCGCGTGCGGGACGAGATGGGGCGCGATGTCGTCCAGGGCCGTGCGCGCCTCGCCATGTCGCACCAGGAATCCGGCCAGGAAATATCGCGCGACGTTGACGCCGGTCGCGTCACCGTCACCGGCGAGGGCCCGTTCGCTGGCCAACGCCGCGCGCAGCTGCTGCTCGGCCGCGTGGTGTTTGCCTGCCGCTTCCAGCACCGCCGCCAGCTCGCTGTGATAGTCGGCGCGCGCGGGGTCATCGACGGGCGCCGCCGCGAGGGCGGCCTGGTACTCGGCTTCGGCCTCGTCGAAACGGTCCTGCTGCCACAGCGCCAAGCCTTCGGCGGCGTGTCGCGCGGCGGCGCGGCTATCGGGCATGGGCTCGACTCACGGCGCCGTGCTGCCCCATTTCGCGAGGTCTTCGACGTCCTGCATGATGGGCAGCTTGGTGGCCTTGGCGAACTCGTCGATGTTCATGCTGCCGACGTCGACCAAGGTCATGGCGTACTTGCACACTTCGTCCTTCGGCCCCTTGCTGAACAACTGCGTGGTGGCGGCTTCGCCGGTGCGCTGCGCCGAGGCGTAATAGGCGCGCTCCACCGTGTCGCGCGCCTCGGGGTTCTCGATCTCGCGCAGGCGCGCCGCGAGATATTTGCGTGCCGCATCGAAATAGCGGGCGTTGTCGCGTTGCCATTTGTGCTGGAACTCGGCCGGCGTTTCCTTGCGGCCGATCTCCGCCAGGCAATCGCGGCCGATGCGTCCGACAATGAAGTGCTGGGTTTCGATGAAGGTCGACGATGCGTCCCGCGCCTTCGATTCCACCGAATCGGCGCTGGCGTGCTGCGCAGGGGCGAGCCACAGCGCGAGGGCGGAATAGAGGATGAGGAAATGACGCTTCATGCGGCGCTCTCCGTGCTGGTTGGTGGCTATCAATGAACAGTGCGCGGAAATGTAACCGGGATGTGGACCCGCGCGGCAATGGTACAGGCCAGGCGCGCTAATCATTTTGCGTATTTCCGCAAGGCGTCGGGCGGCAGGCTCCAGGCGTGACCAGCGAGGGTCGGCGTAGCCGTGGTGAGGTTGGCGAGACGTGTCGAGCATTCCTTGTTGCGCTCCTCTTCCGACAGGTTGCGTAGCGCTTCGGTGGCCGCGAAGCTGGCATTGATGGTAGGCGCGGTGCCCTCGCGCGTGACGTCGGCGAGCCCCGGGATCGGCATCCGCAGCACTGCCCAGTGCTTGATGGCTCGCGCGTAGACCGGCTTCACGGCCGGGTAGGCTGCCGAGCACGCGGCCACGTAGCCGATGTTCTCGAGCACCAGGGTGCGCACACAAGCATCGATGTCGGCGCCACAGGCGGGCGCCTCTGCGTGGGCGGGCATCATTGCGCATAGGGTCATCAGCGCCAGGGCCAGGCTCGTGCAGTCAGTCATGCAATGAATCTCGCGGTAAAGGGTGACGGTTGGCAAGTCGAGGAAGTCTGGCGTAGACCGGGCCCGGCGACGACGGTTCGCGGCGGTTCACAGCCCGTCAGTGACAAGCCGGCTCGCCGGCCAGCACTTCGACTTCGACCGGAGCGCCCCACAGCTGCGAAAACACCGTGCGGGCATGTTCGGGCGAGCCGGTGGTGAGGAATATCTCGCGCGGCGGTGACGACGTCATCGCCGGCAGCGGCGCCTGGTCGACATGGCGCAGCGTGTGGCGCGCAACGGCGTCGGACGACTCGATGATGGTCACCGTCTCGCCCGCCAGTTCGCGAATGAGGGGCGCGAGGAACACGTAGTGAGTGCAGCCGAGCACCAGGGTGTCGGCGCCCTTGGCCAATAGCGGCGCAATGAGAGCGCTGAGCGCGCTGCGCGTGGCGGCGCTGCCGAGTTCGCCGCGTTCGACCAGTTCCACGAGTCCCGGGCAGGGCTGCAACAGCACTTCCACACCGCGCCCGAAGTCGCGGCACAAACGCGCGACGTTGGCGCTTTCCAAGGTGCGGGTGGTCGCCAGTACGCCGATCACGCCGGAACGGGTATGGGCCACGGCAGGTTTGATGGCCGGCTCCATCGCCACCAGCGGCACCGGCAGCTGCGAGCGCAGCTTTTCGACCGCGACCGCGGTGGCGGTATTGCAGGCCACCACGATGACCCCGGCGCCGGCGTCGAGCAAGGCTTCGGCGATGCGCGCCGCGCGCGCCGCGATGAAGGCCGGCGGCCGTTGCCCGTAGGGTGCGTACAGCGAATCGGCGATGTAGATGAAATCCATCGTCGCTCGCTGGCGGCGAATGGCTTTCAACACCGACAGGCCGCCGACCCCGGAATCGAACACCCCCACCAGGTGGCCCGCGCTGGAATTGTGCTGCATGGATCTGACTGCGTTATCGGCCGGTGTGCCTCGCCGTCGGCATGCGGCGCTGAGCGTCGGCGAGGCACCGGCCAAGGATAGTGGCAAGGTCGGTCCGCATCAAAGCAGGATGCGCATCGGCACCATGCTCGAACGTGCAAAGCCGTGCTTCGCGTAGAAGCGCTGGGCGTCGTGATTGTCGTGGTCGGTGAGCAAGGTGATGCGCTTGCAGCCCGCGCCGCGCGCGGCCACCAGCGCCTCGCCCAGCAGGCGTGAACCGAGTCCCGTGCCTCGAAC encodes the following:
- a CDS encoding dihydroorotate dehydrogenase electron transfer subunit is translated as MADAAGSSRPHRGTIGLADATIVAVEHFAGAQHYLRLQCPGIAARALPGSFVHLKCDNELPMRRPMSVMRASARDGWLDVLYKAHGHGSGLLATRVVGETLSVMGPIGQPFKLRDYRPRPLLIGGGVGMPPMLYLAEHLRATAPGVQPLVLLGSEVPFPFSARPSTIMVPGVPADVIAAMPLLEDWHIASRLASLAGFPGCYEGYVTELARAWITSSGVARDDIEIFACGPTPMLRAVKALAAEFALPCQISLEEYMACAVGGCAGCTVKVETANGPAMKRVCVDGPVFEASTVAI
- a CDS encoding MGMT family protein, with product MAETPGRNARVWAVVSAIPSGRVATYKQVAALAHIEGPSGARQVGYALAALAIDSEVPWHRVVNVKGAISPRGDGEAPNEQYDRLALEGVAFDALGRIDLARFEWDYGG
- a CDS encoding cupin domain-containing protein — protein: MSQSRPQAEGVKQFENERVIVTEWRFAAGAETGWHVHGHDYVVVPLTDGTLLLETPEGEKRAELKVGVSYSRNVGVEHNVINASDHFLSFVEVELKP
- a CDS encoding nuclear transport factor 2 family protein translates to MDHDAYIAISHNYAIYARALDEKRFEYLDQVFTPTAALHYEVSGHVFDCTGAGAVAAFSQFLDLCYWTNHVIASPMIEVTGRSAHASARVIATHLQRLPEGTLTRWEVRGSYHDTFALTDAGWRITRRHCVCMDSDGEFLADGVERFPALAWSDAAALA
- the yfcF gene encoding glutathione transferase, translating into MSTTPFLLHVDARYVSPYAMSAYVALTEKGVPFTLQLVDLGAAAHRAPDYARASLTCRVPMLSHVDFHVSESSAIGEYLEDLLPAPGYRALYPQAVKARARARQIQAWLRSDLGALREARPTTAVFGAPLATPLPAAARDDAQRLCALVESLLPAGASQLFDEWSIADTDLALMVQRLLNSGDAVPATVAAYARAQWQRPSVQAWLSLPRPSGL
- a CDS encoding DUF2238 domain-containing protein; this encodes MTRETRERRLAAAALALVALLVWSGSAPYDRATWLMEVMPVMLALPLLAWTCRRMPLTTLLYVLIFLHACVLMLGGAYTYARVPLGFELQHLLHLERNPYDRIGHLFQGFVPVMVAREILKGGDYVRGSRMLAFICVAIVLAVSASYELIEWAAAMILGQGADQFLGTQGDPWDTQWDMFCALIGACAALLLLARWHDRQLAALASAALADVPPRA
- a CDS encoding GNAT family N-acetyltransferase, with the translated sequence MKTPIPTTLEMRDVRLMPMGTAHAAGIAAAAADGRLWELWYTSVPEPAEVDGYIATALDGQRAGHMLPWVVCDARSGDVLGSTRYHDIIPGVSRVEIGYTWYAERRQRSPLNTVCKLLLLGHAFETLECKVVGLRTDNFNFRSQRAIEALGAKRDGVIRHHALRRDGTVRDTVMYSILASEWPDVKHHLQHRLARHDARGA
- a CDS encoding DUF3465 domain-containing protein encodes the protein MTHSRLGSRLLSIALALVLAYVFGHDRLPGPASSAPAVAVGNADQAVAAAFAARRSDVAIEGEGEVIKLLDDDERGSRHQRFILRLASGATLLVAHNIDLAPRLDALEVGDRVRFAGEYEWNERGGVLHWTHRDPRGQHPGGWLELRGRRYE
- a CDS encoding SRPBCC family protein → MVEFREKVMIDASPARVWAVLAAIERWPNWTPTMSTVECLEPGPPAIGMRVRITQPRLKPAVWEIDDWRQGQGFSWTTASPGLKLRAEHTLTPRDGGCMVALRLCFDGILARPVAWLAGRTTRRYLEQEARGLKRHAESSAAI
- the murI gene encoding glutamate racemase, whose amino-acid sequence is MQHNSSAGHLVGVFDSGVGGLSVLKAIRRQRATMDFIYIADSLYAPYGQRPPAFIAARAARIAEALLDAGAGVIVVACNTATAVAVEKLRSQLPVPLVAMEPAIKPAVAHTRSGVIGVLATTRTLESANVARLCRDFGRGVEVLLQPCPGLVELVERGELGSAATRSALSALIAPLLAKGADTLVLGCTHYVFLAPLIRELAGETVTIIESSDAVARHTLRHVDQAPLPAMTSSPPREIFLTTGSPEHARTVFSQLWGAPVEVEVLAGEPACH